DNA sequence from the Fimbriimonadaceae bacterium genome:
CCTCGACCCGCAGCAGCACGAAGGTGAGTTGTGGATGGAGGAGCGTTGGGGCGGGCTCGCCTCCTCGGTAAGCACGGGCTCCACCCACACGGTGGTCTTTGTCGACGAGCTTCCCGACGACCAGACGTTCTTTGGCCTCAGCCCTCAGATCGAGACCGACCCCCTGTTTCCCGAGCGGACAAGCGTCATGTGGACGCAGGTCGTGGGTCCGGGCCGCTTACGTCTCCGCATATTTGAGCGTGGCGCGGGCGAGACGCAGGGTTGCGGCACCGGTTCGGCGGCGGCGGCGGTGGTCTACGCCCGGGCCCGAGGCCACGCAGGCCGGGTGGAGGTCGAAAACCCGGGCGGGGTCGTCGTGGTCGACCTGGACCGCTGGGACGGGCCGGTCAAGATGTCCTCGGTCACCTCGGTCGTGTTCGAGGGAGTCTGGGCCTGATCCTCAGACCTTTCGGGCGGTGAACCGCCGCATGGCTTCCAGGGTCTCGTCGGAGACGTGGTGCTCGATACCTTCGGCGTCGGTTTCCGCGGTCGCGTCGCCGACGCCGAGCGCCAAGAGAAAGCCGACGACGACTTGGTGTCGCCGGCGCGACTCTTCCGCCATTCGTTGACCCTCCTCGGTCAAGAACACCGCGCGGTAGGGCTGGGTCGTCACCAATCCGTCACGCATCAGGCGTTGGATGGTCTTCGTCACCGTCACCTGGCTGACACCTAGTCGTGCGGCCATGTCGACCGCCCTCGCCTCGCCGGTCTCGGCGGTAAGGGCTTGAATGAGTTCCACGTAGTCTTCGGCGGTCTCACGGCTATGGTCCTCGCGGACCCGTCGGAAGCGCTCGGCAGTGCTGATCAACCTATTGTAGCCTGGCGGGCACCGGTATCCTAGCCGCCATGCTGTGGGCACAGGCGGGAGCGAGTTGCGTCGTGTGGGTCGTCGCCGGCCTCGCCTTGGCCCGGTGGGCGGCGGCCCGTTGGGTGCCGGGCCTAGGGAGGCGCGCCCTGGGCGCGCTCGGGCCGGGCTCTTTGCTTGCCGGCCTCGCTGCCTTGGTGGCGGGTTTGTCGGCGGCTTGGGCGGCGGGCGGCGTCTCGAACGGGGCCCTCTTGCCGTTGCCTTGGCTCCTGGCGACGCTGACCGGGGTGCTGTTCACGGCGATGCAATCCTTTGGCGCCCTGTGCCTGCTGGCCGCCTCGCGCCCCGCCCGACCCGCAGAAACCCCGGCGACCTGCCGGGCGTCCGAACTCCCGGAGAACTGATGACCCGTCGACCCCTCGCCCTTGTCCTCGCCGTCCTGACCCTCGTGCCGTGCTTGGCCTATGCCCAGCAGGCGTCGAACCCCGTGGCCGACCGCATCGCGGTGAAGGTCCGGAAGCTGGACTTGCTCAACCAGATCCTTCCCGTGCTCATGACCAAGGAGCAAATCCGGAAGTTGCTCCCGACGATCGAAAAGGCCCGCCAGGCTGAGCGCGACCAGACCGCCAAGGAACTGGACATTATGAAGAAGTACGAGGGCAAGCTGGACGCGGCGATCTCGGCGGCGCTGAACAAGAAACAGGTGACCAAGGTCGAGGTCCTCCACGACCTGCGGGCGATGGTGCGCGGCATCTCCATCAGCCGCATGGCCATGGTCGGGACTTACTCCGAGACCGTGCGGAAGAAGTTTGTCGAAGTGATGAACGCGGGGCAGGTGAAGGCGGCGACGAACGCCCTTGACCCCCGCCTCGTCGACCCCAACGCCGACGTCAGCAAGATGTCGTCGGACCAAAAGCTCAATATGTGGGTACGGGGCATCCTTCTCGACCCCTTGGCCTACGACCTCCTTGTCCAACTTTCCAAGTGAACACCCCAGCGTGATTGCCTGGCGGGAACAAGTGCCGGACCGGGAACAAGCCAGGTATGGCGTCATGTGTCCGGCAGTTGGTCGTCGTCGCGTTGTCCGTGGTCGTCATGGCTCCTGCCGCCATGGCGCAAGACCCGGTCAAGACCTATCTCAGTGCGCCAGACAAGGCGCGCCAGGTGGCGGCGGAGGAAAGTCGCCGAGCTTACAAGGGTGACGAAGATAACCCCGGCGGTAACGCCGTCGCGTTCTCGCCGGAAGTCCAGAAGCGCCTTGCCGAACGGCTGGCGGGCATCGAGAAGAAGTTTGGGGTGACCTTTTCGACGAAGCACCCCTTTGAGAATGCCGCCGCCCTGAAGGCCAATATGGCCAAACCGGCCTGGTCGATGGACGAACTGGTCGGCGCGGTGCGGCCAGACCCCAAGGGCGCAGGCTTGAAGTGCGTCGGTCGCGCGGTCAATGTCGAAGGGACCGTCCTTTCCGTCGAGAAGCAGGCCCATGGCCGCACGGTGACCGTCGGTGACCCAAGCGGCCAGTCCGACCATATCGCCGCGTTTGTCGTCGACGACTCGTGCAAGACCCCGTTTGCCGTCGGTGACCACTTCAGCGGCATGGGGGTCTTCCTGTTGCAAGGCGCCAAGAAGGGTGAGGCGCAGGACATGTACATGTTCGCCTATGTCCCGGAGAGTGCCCAGGCGGGAGGCCCGGCCCCCGCGGCGGCCGCGTCACCCACGGCCGAGCCGAAAGGCGAGTTCACTGACGTGCTCAAGGGCTGGCGCCTAGTCGGCGTCGTGTCCGACGAGCAGGGCGCGGTCGGGGTCTTTGTCAACAAGGACGGGGCGAAGAAGTACTGCCGCACCGGACAAAAGCTCGACGAGGGCATCTACCTCAAGGCGCTGGTCGACGGCCAAGCACGCCTGAAGGTGGGCAAGAAGACTTTCGACGTTTGGCCCTGGTAAGGGGAGCCACCAACCAAACGGAGACGAGCCCCGGCCGATTGGCCGGGGCTCGTCAGCATGGGCGTCAGCCTAGCTCAGCGGCGCGGGCGGAAGCGAGGGTTGACCTCGTCGTCACCGCGGGACTTCTTCGGGAACTCGGCGGCGTCGCCGCCGTTGTCGTCCGCCTGGGTCACGGCCGCCCGGTCGGGGGCCTCCGACGCCTCGTTATCGCGGGGCCCGCGGTCGCGGTCCCGGTAGCCGCCACGGTCGCGGTCTCGCCCGCCGCCCCGGCGGTCGCGGTCACGCCCGCCACCTCGGCGGTCGTCACGGTCGCGGAAGGGGGGACGGTCGTCAGTCTCGCTGATGACAGCGTTACCGTTGAGCTTGGGATTGTCCGGGTTCAGGCCGATGGCGGTAAGGTTCACGCGGCCCATCCCGTCGATCTCGGCCACGCGGACCTTGATCACGTCGCCCTCGCGCACCACGTCGTCGGGCCGTCGGATGCGTTGGGTGGTCAGCTGGTCGGTGGGGACCATGCCGTCCTTGCCACCGGGCATCTGCACCATGGCGCCCCGGCCCATGATGCGCGTCACGGGGCCGCTGAACTCCATGCCGACTTCGACCACGAGGGTCGATGCGCGGATGAGCTCGATGGCGGCGATGGCCGCCTCGCCGTTGTCGCTGGCGACCAAGACGCGGCCGTCCTGCTGGATGTCGACCTGCGCCCCGGTGGTCTCGGTGATCTTGCGGATGTTCGCACCGCCGGGGCCGATGAGGGCGCCGATCTTCTCGGGGTTGACTTGGACGACCTGGATACGCGGCGCCGACCGGCTGAGGGTGTTCCTGGGCGCAGGGATCTCGGCCTCGATGACGTCAAGGATTTGGAGACGGGCCTCCAGGGCTTGGCGCAAGGCGTCGGCGAGCACCTTTTCGGGAATGCCGTCGAGCTTCGTGTCCAACTGGAGCGCGGTGATGCCCTTGCGGGTGCCCGCGACCTTAAAGTCCATGTCGCCGGTGAAGTCTTCGACGCCTTGGATGTCGGTGAGGACCTTGAACTTCTTGCCGTCACTCATCAGGCCCATGGCGATGCCGGCCACGGGAGCCTTGATCGGGACGCCCGCGTCCATCAGGGCCAGGGTGGAGCCACAGACTGAGGCCATCGAGGTCGAACCGTTGGACTCGAGCACCTCGGAGATGAGGTGGAGCGTGTAGGGGAACTCTGGGTCGTCAAGGGGGATCACCGGCTTGAGGGCGCGCTCGGCCAGAGCGCCGTGGCCGACCTCGCGGCGACCGGCGCCACGCAGCATGCGGACTTCACCGACCGAGTAGGGCGGGAAGTTGTAGAAGTGCATGTAGCGCTTGTCTTCGTCTTCCTCGTCCAGCGTGTCTTGCATCTGGGCGTCCTTCGGCATGCCCAAGGTGAGGACGGTCATGACCTGCGTCTGCCCGCGGGTGAAGAGGCCGGAGCCGTGCACCCGGGGAAGAAGTCCGGCGACCGCTTCGAGCGGACGGATGTCCTTGAGGCCGCGTCCGTCGGGCCGCTTTTCGTCCTCGATGACGAACTTCCGGATCGTCTCTTTGACCGCCTTGTCGACGGCACCCGGAAGTGCCTTGATCTTGGCCTCGTCGCCGGCGAGCTTCTCTTTGTACTTCTCGGTGATCTCCTTGATCACGTCGTCCATCGCGGACTCACGCTTGGCCTTGTCGGGGTCGAAGAGGCCCTTTTCGATGGTCTTGGCCTCCTTCTTCTTGATCTCCTCGGCCAACTCCGTGTCGACACCGGCGATGATCGGTTCGCGCTTGGCCTTGCCGACCTTCTTGGCGAAGACCTCGAACTCCTTGCAGATCTCTTGGATCGCCTTGTGGGCGACGCCAAGGGCCTTGATCATCAGGTCTTCGCTGACTTCGCTCGCACCCGACTCCACCATGCTGATCGCGTTCTTGTGACCGGCGACGACCAGGTCCAGCTTGCTGGACTTGAGCTGCTCGTTGCTGGGGAAGAGGACGAACTGGTCGTCGATGTAGCCGACGCGGACGCCGGCGACGGGACCGGCGAAGGGGATGTCGCTGACGCTCAGGGCGGCGCCGGCGGCGCACACGGCCAAGACGTCGGGCGGACACTGCTTGTCGACGCTAAAGGCCATCGTGATGACCTGGACGTCGTTGCGCATGCCTTTCGGGAAGAGCGGGCGGATCGGCCGGTCGATCAGGCGGGAGATCAAGACGGCTTTGTCGCTGGGGCGGCCGCCGCGCTTGATAAAGCCGCCGGGGATGCGCCCGACCGCGTACTTGCGCTCTTCGAAGTCGCAGACGAGCGGCAGGAAGTCGATGCCCTCACGGGCGGTCTTGCTCATGGTGGCGGTGCCGAGGACGACGGTCTCGTCCATGCCCAAAAGGACGGCGCCACCCGCTTGTTTGGCCACGCGGCCAGTTTCGAGGGAGAGCGTCTTGCCCCCGACCTCGAAGGTGTGGGTGATGATCATGTTGTTGTCTCGCTCGCGTGACGCCGGGCCTCCGGGCCTTCCCGGACGCGTGCGGCACGCGCAGGGTGGCCAAGCGAGACTGAATGCCGCTCTGCGCAACGCCCTGATGAAAAAAGGCGCTCCGAAGAACGGCACGCATCCAGGACTTGGCCGAGGCTGATCTTACCTGCGGGAGGGGACTGCCTTTCGGGACAAAGGTGGACAATTCCTCCACTCTTCGTATATAGTGAACCCAGAGGGAAACTATGACAAGCCTCATCCTATCTGGTCTGATTCTTGTTTCACCGGTCCCTATGGACGACCGGGCTGCCTTCGAGCGACTGAAGGGTCTGACGGGCACGTGGACGGGGGTCGCTTCGCACGGCGAGACCATCCCCGACATGTCGGTGGTCTACAAGACCACGGCGGCGGGGACGGCGGTGGTGGAGACTCTCTTCCCCGGCAAGCCACATGAGATGGTGACGGTCTACACCTTGGACGGCGGCAAGCTCCGGGGCACCCACTATTGCTCGATGGGGAACCAGCCCACCCTCTACATGACGGGCGGCGATGACAAGTCGATCACGCTCGAGTTCAAGGAAGGAGGCAACATCAAGGCCGGTGACAGCCATATGCACAAGGCGGTCATCACCTTCCTCGGTGCCGACCGCCTGAAGTCGGCCTGGTACCCCATGGTCGGGGGCAAGCTGGGAGAGCCGGCGACCTTCGACCTGAAGCGGCAGAAATGAAGACGCCCGTGCCCCTCGTGAGAGGGGCACGGGCGCAAACTCCGTGCGACGGCAGCTTACTTCGGCTTCACTTCGCGGATGCCGAGCCGCTGGATGAGCTGGCGGTACTTGACGACGTCGCGGTTGCGGAGATAGGCCTCCAGGCGGCGGCGCTTACCGACCAGCTTGAGCAAGCCGGTGCGGGAGTGGAAATCTTTCTTGTTGGTGCGCAGGTGGTCGGTGATCTGCTCGATGCGCTTTTGCATGATCGCGATCTGCACCTCGGTGGAACCGGTGTCGCCGTCTTTCAGGCCGTATTCCTTGATGACTTGTTGCTTGAGTTGGGGGTCCAAAGGCATGTTTCGAGTCTCGGCCTCTTGTTGAGGCTCCCCGCTCCGCCGGTCGGGCCGGGCGTCGCAGGTGGCCCGGTGCGGGCCGGGGCACATGGTACCCAATGGCCATTGTCGGGCCGTCGGGCCCTCCGGCTCACGACGCCACCGAGAGGTATCGTCGCCTCATGACGGTGACGGTTGTGGGGGCGGGCAGTTGGGGGACCGCTTTGGCGATCCTCCTGGGTCGCAACGGCCACGATGTCGCCTTGGTCGGCCGCGACAACGACGGGACACGGTCGATGAGGTCGTGCCGGGAGAACCTCCGGTACCTGCCGGGGCACCGGCTGCCCGAGGAGGTCTCGGTGTACATCGAGGACGAGGCCCGGCCCGAGGCCGAGATGGCCGTGCTCGCCGTCCCCGCGTCGGCAGTCCAGGACTCCGCCAGGGGCCTCGGACCGACCCCGGTGGTCGTCTTGGCGTCCAAGGGCCTGGAGCCCACGGGTACGGGCGTGCTCAGCGACGCGGTGGGGCTGGTGAGGCCGGAGTCCAAGTTGGCGGTGTTGAGCGGCCCCAACCTCGCTGTCGAACTGGCCAAGGGGGTGCCGACGGCCTCGGTCGCGGCGAGTCCTGACGAAGAGACGTCCCACCTGGTCCGTAACGCCTTTAAGGGGCCTAACTTGCGCGTCTATTCAAGCCGCGACATGCGCGGCGTCGAAATCGCCGGTGCGCTCAAGAACGTCGTGGCGATCGGGGCGGGGATCAGCGACGGCCTTGGGTTTGGTGACAACACGAAAGGAGCCCTCGTCGCCCGTGGGCTGAACGAGATGGCCCGGCTTGGCGTCGCGATGGGTGGGCAGATCGAGACGTTCATGGGTATCGCCGGGGTCGGCGACCTGTTCGCCACGGCGAGCTCCCGGCTTAGCCGCAATTACCGGGTGGGGGCTGCCGTCGGCTCGGGCAAGTCTCTCCAGGTCGCCGTCGACGACCTGGGAGGACAAATTGCCGAGGGTGTCGCGACCTGCCGCATCGCCTGTCAATTGGCCCGGCGGATGCAGGTCGACCTTCCGATATTTGGCGCACTCGAACTGGTCTTGGCGGGTCGGTTGAGCCCCAAGGAAGCCGTGCTCCGTCTCATGGAAAGAAGCACTCCCGACGAAGGGGTGACCACGCAGCGTTGACGCACGCCAACGTTCGCCGGTGGGAAGCTCTGCAGGTATCCTTTACGGGTACCGAACATCTGAGGGAAGGGGAAGCAGCAAAGTCATGTCGATCAAGTCTCAGTGGGTTTCCATCGCGTCGTCCGCGGCGCTCTTTGTGGCGGCGGGATTCGTCGTGGGTTGCGGCGGCGGTGGCGGTGGAGTCGGCGGCGGCGCGACAGCGTCCGGCGGCGGGAGCGGCAGCGGCGGTTCGACCGGACTGACGACGGGCACGACCACCGGTACGACGACTGGTACGACAACAGGCGCCACGACCGGCACGACCACGGGCACCACCACCGGAACCACGACCGGCACGACCACGGGCACCACCACCGGAACCACGACCGGTTCGACCACGGGCACCACCACCGGAACCACGACCGGTTCGACGACGGGTAGCACCACCGGCAGCACGACCGGCTCGACGACGGGTAGCACCACCGGCAGCACGACCGGTTCGACGACGGGTAGCACCACGGGAAGCACGACCGGCTCGACGACGGGTAGCACCACGGGCAGCACGACCGGCTCGACGACGGGTAGCACCACCGGCAGCACGACCGGTTCGACGACGGGTAGCACCACGGGCAGCACGACCGGCTCGACGACCGGCAGCACCACGGGAAGCACGACCGGTTCGACGACCGGTAGCACCACGGGCAGCACGACCGGCTCGACGACGGGTAGCACCACCGGTAGCACCGGCGGCGGCCAGCCGCAAGTCGTGTATTCCGTGCTCTCGGCCAGCAACCTCTACACGATCCACAAGATGAACATGGACGGCACCAACAACACCGTGGTGGGGGCGACTGCATTCAGCAATTTCAACCCGACGATGGACGGCGCCAAGACGACCCTGGTCTACGAGACCGACCGCAACCCGTTCGTCCAGGTCTACAAGAGTGCCCTCAACGGCTCCAGTGAGGCCCACCTGGCTTCGAGCAGTTCCGACGACGACCAACCGGTCATCAGCCTTGACGGCTCGAAGATCGTGTTCCGCAGCGGCCGTAACGGCACGCCGGGCATTTTCCTCATGAACAGCGACGGCTCGGGCATCACCCAGGTGGCGAGCGGGTTTGTCGAGGCGCCAAGCCTGAGCGCCAACGGCAGCCTCGTCCTCTACTCCAGCACGAACAGCGGCCCCGCCCAGATCTTCCGGGTGAACGCCGACGGTTCGGGCACAGTCAGCCTGTCGAACAACCTGAACGTCGACGACTTCGACCCCGCCTACAATCACACCGGCACCAAGATCTGCTTTGTGCGCATCGAGCAGGCGACAGTGGCTCGGCTGTGGGTGATGAACGCCGACGGTACGGGCCAGGCCAAGGTCGTCGACCTAGGCGGCCCGGTTCAGTCCCCGTCCTTCTCGCCCGACGGGACCCGGATCATCTTCATGTACGACGACGGCACGGGCTGGGACATCTGCTCGGTCAAGACGGACGGGACAGGGTTCCTCCGGCTGACGAGCACGATCGGTGTCGACGAGTTCAAGACGAACGGGTTCGTCTCCCCGTGACCCTCGCGCCGGTACCGGTGGCAGTCGCCCTGGGGGCGAACCTCGGGCCGGCGGAGCAGACCCTCGGCCAGGCGCTGGTGCGCCTGGCCGCAATTCTTGACGGGATGAGCACAAGCGGACTCTACAAGACCGCGCCGATGTACGTGACCGAGCAACCCGACTACCTGAACGCGGTGGCGGTGGGTCACACCACGCTCGGCCCACTGGCCCTGGTCGCTTGGTGCAAGCAGACTGAGCGCGAATTGGGACGGCGGCCCGGCGAACCGAACGGCCCTCGACTCATCGACCTCGACGTCCTGCAGTACGGTTGCCTCCAGCTTGAGTCTCCCTGCCTGCGCGTCCCCCATCCCCGCGCCCATGAACGGCGGTTTGTCATGGAACCTTGGGCGGAGGCCGACCCCGACGCCACTTTGCCGGGCGGGAGGCGTATCCTGGATTGGCGGGCCGACCCGGAGCTGACGGGCCAGGCCGTGAAGAGAGCAAGCGATGCCCCTGTACCGGTTCCAGGCTGTTGACGCGGAGGGCCAGTCGACCGGCGGCACGCTGGACGCGCCGTCGCCGGGCCACGTCGCGCGGACCCTTGCCGACCGGGGCCTCCAGGTGAAGTCCGTCCGCCCGGCCGACCTCGTCGCCCAGCCTTCTGTGACGCCTGCACCGGTCGTCGCCGCTTCACGTCCGGTGGTTTCCACGTCCAGCCCCGCGGTCGGGCCCGTGTTCCACACCGGACGGGCGAAGAACAGTGAGCTGAGCTTCCTTTTCCTCCAGATCGGCAGCCTATGGCGTGCGGCGGTCGCCCCGACGGTCGCCCTGACCCAACTGGCGGCGCAAGAGCGTAACCCGGCCATCGCCCAGGCCCTGCGGCATATGGCCTCCCACACTGCCGAACGGGGCAGCCTGGCCGAGGCGATGGCGGCGTTTCCCGACGTCTTCCCCGAGGGGGCGGTCGGGGCCATAGCGGCGGGAGAGGCAGGGGGCTACGTCCCCGAGGCGGCCACCGAACTCGGCGAGCGGTTCCGGGCGGCCCACAAGGTGGGGTGGGCGGCAAGGTTCTTCCGCTGGTCGGCGTTCTACCTGGGCTTTGTCGGGCTGCCGTTTGTCATGGCGGTCACGTCGGGGATGATGAAGCTGGTCGACACGGCGGTGAACGGCACCCAGCAGACCACTCCCGCCCAGTTGCTCGGCACGTTCGTCACGACCTCGGTGACGAAGTTCTTCACCTCGTGGCCGGTCATCGTCCTGGCCGTCGGATGCGCCGTCTATTTCGTCTCCGGCTGGTGGCTCCGCCAGACCGCCCAGCGGCCCCTTCGCCACCGCTGGGGTTACCGACTCCCCGTGTTCGGTCAGTTTGCCCGACAGGAGAACCTCTCGGTGTTCAGCAGCCACATGGAGCGGTTGAGTGCGGCGGGGATCAGCCCTCGGCAGTCATGGGAGCTCGCCGCGCGGGCGGTCCCGAACCACGAGTTCAGCGCGATGCTGCAAGGCGCCCTCGCCACCACCGGGCATGAGACGCCGTTCTCGGACATCGCGGCGCGGTCGGGGATCGTCCCCCCGGAACAGGCCTCCCTCATCCGCACCGGAGAGATGACCGGCTCGTTGCCCGACGCCTTCCGTCACATGGCCCTGATGGCACGTGACAGCGCCCAATCGTGGCAGAGGGGGAGGATGTACACCTTGTGGCTGGCCGCGTTCCTCCTGTGCATGCTCGGAGGACTTGTCGGTGCGGCGACGTTTTGGGCCGGTTACTACAACCAAGTCATCAACAGTGCCCTTCAGGAGTAGCCAAGATGCCGATCTTCGAGTACCAAGCTGTCGACAACCAGGGGCGGGTCCATCGCGGGACTGTGCTCGGCGTCGATTTCGACGCGGCGAGCCGCCAGTTGAAGGAGCAGGGCCTCCAGGTCCGGGGGCTGAGCGAGGCGAAGGGCGGCTTCGACGACCCGGTCGCCACCGCTCAAGAGCCGATGAGGCCGGTCGGTGCGGTGGCCGGACCGCCGGTCGAACCCCGAAGCTATGTCGAGACCAACGTGGTCGGCGCCTTGGTCGGCGGGGTCGCCCTGACCAACCTTCACTTTTTCTTCCGCCAACTTGGGACCATGCTCCATGCGGGCATCAACCCCGCCCAGGCCCTGGAGACACTGGCGACCCAGACGCCAAGCCCCAAGTTGCGCAAGGTCGTCCTCGAGACAAGAGACCATGTGATGGCAGGGCGCCCCATGACGAGCGGGTTCCAGCGGTACCCCGAGGTCTTCTCCCCTTTGATGGTGAGCATGTTGCGGGTCGGCGAAGAGGGCGGCTTCATGGCCGAGCAGTGCCGCCAGCTCAGCGAGTACATCCAGCGGGACATCGAGCTGCGCAACCTGATCCGGCGCGAGACCTTCTATCCCAAGGCCGTCATCGGCGCGTCGGTAATCATCATCATGGGCGTCAACGCGATCCTCGCGTCGATCGCGCCCGGCAAGAGCGGGATCGCGGCTCCGGTGGCGATTTGGGCGACGGCGGCGGCCCTGCTCGTCGGCTGGTTCCTCTTCAAGAAGTTCGGCCTGCCCCACGGCCCGGTCCGGTACACCTGGGACAACATCGTCAACAGCCTTCCGTGGTTCGGCAAGATGGTCCACGGCTTTGCGATGGCCAAGTTTGGTCGGGCTTTTGGCGCGCTCTACAAGGGTGGTGTCCCCACGCAGAAGGCGCTCCGGCTCGCCGCCGACGCCTGCGGGAACGAGGCGGTCCGGCTCAAGATTTACCAGGCGGCTGGCAAGTTGGAAGGCGGGGCGGGGATCACGGAGACCTTTGTGTCGACGGGGGCGTTCAGCCCGATCGTGATCGACATGGTGCGCACCGGGGAAATGACCGGCAACCTGGA
Encoded proteins:
- the dapF gene encoding diaminopimelate epimerase; translation: MIKFWKVEAVANSFVLVHRDDVAGRDLEVLARQMCQPRFGVGSDGLLVVSPDLELRMFNPDGTEDFCGNGLRCAAWHICQLGWGQGSFVIHHHGVDVPARVHADGMVEVTLVPASFDPAVVPLDPQQHEGELWMEERWGGLASSVSTGSTHTVVFVDELPDDQTFFGLSPQIETDPLFPERTSVMWTQVVGPGRLRLRIFERGAGETQGCGTGSAAAAVVYARARGHAGRVEVENPGGVVVVDLDRWDGPVKMSSVTSVVFEGVWA
- the mntR gene encoding manganese-binding transcriptional regulator MntR, which gives rise to MISTAERFRRVREDHSRETAEDYVELIQALTAETGEARAVDMAARLGVSQVTVTKTIQRLMRDGLVTTQPYRAVFLTEEGQRMAEESRRRHQVVVGFLLALGVGDATAETDAEGIEHHVSDETLEAMRRFTARKV
- a CDS encoding polyribonucleotide nucleotidyltransferase gives rise to the protein MIITHTFEVGGKTLSLETGRVAKQAGGAVLLGMDETVVLGTATMSKTAREGIDFLPLVCDFEERKYAVGRIPGGFIKRGGRPSDKAVLISRLIDRPIRPLFPKGMRNDVQVITMAFSVDKQCPPDVLAVCAAGAALSVSDIPFAGPVAGVRVGYIDDQFVLFPSNEQLKSSKLDLVVAGHKNAISMVESGASEVSEDLMIKALGVAHKAIQEICKEFEVFAKKVGKAKREPIIAGVDTELAEEIKKKEAKTIEKGLFDPDKAKRESAMDDVIKEITEKYKEKLAGDEAKIKALPGAVDKAVKETIRKFVIEDEKRPDGRGLKDIRPLEAVAGLLPRVHGSGLFTRGQTQVMTVLTLGMPKDAQMQDTLDEEDEDKRYMHFYNFPPYSVGEVRMLRGAGRREVGHGALAERALKPVIPLDDPEFPYTLHLISEVLESNGSTSMASVCGSTLALMDAGVPIKAPVAGIAMGLMSDGKKFKVLTDIQGVEDFTGDMDFKVAGTRKGITALQLDTKLDGIPEKVLADALRQALEARLQILDVIEAEIPAPRNTLSRSAPRIQVVQVNPEKIGALIGPGGANIRKITETTGAQVDIQQDGRVLVASDNGEAAIAAIELIRASTLVVEVGMEFSGPVTRIMGRGAMVQMPGGKDGMVPTDQLTTQRIRRPDDVVREGDVIKVRVAEIDGMGRVNLTAIGLNPDNPKLNGNAVISETDDRPPFRDRDDRRGGGRDRDRRGGGRDRDRGGYRDRDRGPRDNEASEAPDRAAVTQADDNGGDAAEFPKKSRGDDEVNPRFRPRR
- the rpsO gene encoding 30S ribosomal protein S15, with the translated sequence MPLDPQLKQQVIKEYGLKDGDTGSTEVQIAIMQKRIEQITDHLRTNKKDFHSRTGLLKLVGKRRRLEAYLRNRDVVKYRQLIQRLGIREVKPK
- a CDS encoding NAD(P)-dependent glycerol-3-phosphate dehydrogenase — protein: MTVTVVGAGSWGTALAILLGRNGHDVALVGRDNDGTRSMRSCRENLRYLPGHRLPEEVSVYIEDEARPEAEMAVLAVPASAVQDSARGLGPTPVVVLASKGLEPTGTGVLSDAVGLVRPESKLAVLSGPNLAVELAKGVPTASVAASPDEETSHLVRNAFKGPNLRVYSSRDMRGVEIAGALKNVVAIGAGISDGLGFGDNTKGALVARGLNEMARLGVAMGGQIETFMGIAGVGDLFATASSRLSRNYRVGAAVGSGKSLQVAVDDLGGQIAEGVATCRIACQLARRMQVDLPIFGALELVLAGRLSPKEAVLRLMERSTPDEGVTTQR
- a CDS encoding PD40 domain-containing protein; the protein is MYSVLSASNLYTIHKMNMDGTNNTVVGATAFSNFNPTMDGAKTTLVYETDRNPFVQVYKSALNGSSEAHLASSSSDDDQPVISLDGSKIVFRSGRNGTPGIFLMNSDGSGITQVASGFVEAPSLSANGSLVLYSSTNSGPAQIFRVNADGSGTVSLSNNLNVDDFDPAYNHTGTKICFVRIEQATVARLWVMNADGTGQAKVVDLGGPVQSPSFSPDGTRIIFMYDDGTGWDICSVKTDGTGFLRLTSTIGVDEFKTNGFVSP
- the folK gene encoding 2-amino-4-hydroxy-6-hydroxymethyldihydropteridine diphosphokinase, translating into MAVALGANLGPAEQTLGQALVRLAAILDGMSTSGLYKTAPMYVTEQPDYLNAVAVGHTTLGPLALVAWCKQTERELGRRPGEPNGPRLIDLDVLQYGCLQLESPCLRVPHPRAHERRFVMEPWAEADPDATLPGGRRILDWRADPELTGQAVKRASDAPVPVPGC
- a CDS encoding type II secretion system F family protein, which gives rise to MPLYRFQAVDAEGQSTGGTLDAPSPGHVARTLADRGLQVKSVRPADLVAQPSVTPAPVVAASRPVVSTSSPAVGPVFHTGRAKNSELSFLFLQIGSLWRAAVAPTVALTQLAAQERNPAIAQALRHMASHTAERGSLAEAMAAFPDVFPEGAVGAIAAGEAGGYVPEAATELGERFRAAHKVGWAARFFRWSAFYLGFVGLPFVMAVTSGMMKLVDTAVNGTQQTTPAQLLGTFVTTSVTKFFTSWPVIVLAVGCAVYFVSGWWLRQTAQRPLRHRWGYRLPVFGQFARQENLSVFSSHMERLSAAGISPRQSWELAARAVPNHEFSAMLQGALATTGHETPFSDIAARSGIVPPEQASLIRTGEMTGSLPDAFRHMALMARDSAQSWQRGRMYTLWLAAFLLCMLGGLVGAATFWAGYYNQVINSALQE
- a CDS encoding type II secretion system F family protein codes for the protein MPIFEYQAVDNQGRVHRGTVLGVDFDAASRQLKEQGLQVRGLSEAKGGFDDPVATAQEPMRPVGAVAGPPVEPRSYVETNVVGALVGGVALTNLHFFFRQLGTMLHAGINPAQALETLATQTPSPKLRKVVLETRDHVMAGRPMTSGFQRYPEVFSPLMVSMLRVGEEGGFMAEQCRQLSEYIQRDIELRNLIRRETFYPKAVIGASVIIIMGVNAILASIAPGKSGIAAPVAIWATAAALLVGWFLFKKFGLPHGPVRYTWDNIVNSLPWFGKMVHGFAMAKFGRAFGALYKGGVPTQKALRLAADACGNEAVRLKIYQAAGKLEGGAGITETFVSTGAFSPIVIDMVRTGEMTGNLDEMLIKTSEYYEDEGQTKARQSATLLGVLALVMVGAYVGYIAVSFYTGFGQGVQQQINDANAP